In the genome of Schistocerca gregaria isolate iqSchGreg1 chromosome 11, iqSchGreg1.2, whole genome shotgun sequence, one region contains:
- the LOC126295197 gene encoding zinc finger protein 724-like isoform X2, producing the protein MRLHRFMVLSSMRCASDSVRLVHSMGESCGISIEETVHEGVIHDKLERGAEDTVPVYICGTHTQGLTLQEDSSFSTRPNCSLSEMELHEFSCSFCLQIFPSKYRLIMHIFTHIDGVQPPIFVCRSCGEVFSSKYSLNKHLKGSGGDEALSAGNREIFDSCDEHENIILEDDKAVSVTEQDEKQFSHKETLKTLKNSMKDVCHTQSITRVAERHDKSYSYGTLCIADNASTDAALVTVKRPHKCDICGKSFIELRHLKTHLLIHTGERPHKCDICGKSFIQLAHLNSHSLIHSGKKPHKCDICDKSFIELRYLKRHSLVHTGKRLYKCDICGNSFTHLHNLKRHELLHAGYRPHKCDICGKCFAQLDTLKSHTLMHSGERPHKCDICGKTFTELRRLKKHATIHSGKRPHECKICGKSFIQRGHLKSHVLIHIGNRPQEYAT; encoded by the coding sequence GTTGGTTCATAGTATGGGTGAGAGCTGTGGCATTTCAATTGAAGAAACTGTTCATGAAGGAGTAATCCATGACAAGCTGGAGAGAGGTGCAGAGGACACAGTACCTGTCTACATATGTGGTACCCATACACAAGGATTGACTTTGCAAGAGGATAGCTCATTCAGCACCAGACCCAATTGTAGTTTGAGTGAAATGGAATTGCATGAATTTAGTTGCAGTTTCTGCTTACAGATATTTCCTTCAAAATACAGGCTTATAATGCATATCTTCACCCACATTGATGGTGTACAGCCACCTATATTTGTTTGTAGGTCATGTGGGGAGGTATTTTCCAGTAAGTATAGCTTGAATAAACATTTGAAAGGGAGTGGAGGAGATGAAGCCTTATCTGCTGGCAATAGAGAGATATTTGACAGCTGTGATGAGCATGAAAACATTATCTTGGAAGATGATAAAGCAGTTTCTGTAACAGAACAAGATGAGAAGCAGTTTTCACACAAAGAAACTTTGAAAACTTTAAAGAATTCCATGAAAGACGTATGTCACACACAGAGTATAACACGTGTTGCAGAGAGACATGACAAAAGTTATAGTTATGGAACTTTATGTATAGCAGATAATGCCAGTACTGATGCTGCTTTAGTTACTGTAAAGAGACCCCACAAATGTGATATCTGTGGCAAATCTTTCATTGAATTGCGTCATCTGAAGACACATTTGTTGATTCACACTGGAGAGAGACCGCACAAATGCGATATTTGTGGTAAATCTTTTATTCAGTTGGCTCATCTCAACAGTCATTCATTAATACATTCTGGAAAGAAACCACACAAATGTGATATTTGTGACAAATCTTTTATTGAGTTGCGCTATCTCAAGAGGCATTCTTTGGTTCACACTGGCAAGAGGCTATACAAATGTGATATTTGTGGCAACTCTTTTACACACTTGCATAATCTCAAGAGGCATGAATTACTACACGCTGGGTATAGGCCTCATAAATGTGATATTTGTGGCAAATGTTTTGCTCAGTTGGATACTCTGAAGAGCCACACATTAATGCACTCTGGCGAGAGACCCCACAAATGTGACATTTGTGGTAAAACTTTTACTGAGTTGCGTCGGCTCAAGAAACATGCAACGATTCACTCAGGAAAAAGACCACATGAATGCAAAATTTGTGGCAAGTCTTTTATTCAGAGGGGTCATCTTAAGAGCCATGTACTAATACACATCGGAAATAGACCTCAGGAGTATGCTACCTAA